The Candidatus Binataceae bacterium genome includes a region encoding these proteins:
- a CDS encoding glutathione S-transferase family protein, with amino-acid sequence MKLYYFPSPNPQKIHFALNELGLKCEMVPVDLTRRESHTPEFLALNPAGRVPVLVDGDLKLWESHAILAYLGEKTGKLWPTTVAGRADALRWLFYLTSTIGPSATDLAFNRIAAKLIGAPSDEAAIARGEKGLVDPMRILDQHLATNKWMLGADFSLVDCDYCPTLNVIEKAAFDFSPFPRVRAYLDACRARKGWQETPRLPGL; translated from the coding sequence ATGAAGCTCTACTACTTTCCGTCGCCAAATCCGCAGAAGATTCATTTCGCGTTAAACGAGCTCGGCCTCAAGTGCGAGATGGTGCCGGTCGATCTCACCAGGCGCGAGAGTCATACGCCCGAGTTCCTCGCGCTGAATCCCGCGGGCCGCGTGCCGGTGCTCGTCGACGGCGACCTGAAGCTGTGGGAATCGCACGCGATCCTCGCGTACCTGGGCGAGAAGACGGGCAAGCTCTGGCCGACGACGGTAGCTGGCCGCGCCGACGCGCTCCGCTGGCTCTTCTACCTGACGAGCACGATCGGACCATCGGCGACCGATCTCGCCTTCAACCGGATCGCGGCGAAGCTCATTGGCGCGCCGTCCGATGAGGCTGCGATCGCGCGCGGCGAGAAAGGCCTCGTCGATCCGATGCGAATCCTCGACCAGCATCTGGCCACGAACAAATGGATGCTCGGCGCTGACTTCTCGTTGGTCGATTGTGACTATTGCCCGACCCTTAACGTGATCGAGAAAGCCGCGTTCGATTTCTCGCCCTTCCCACGGGTTCGCGCCTACCTCGACGCCTGCCGCGCCCGCAAAGGCTGGCAGGAGACACCTAGGTTGCCGGGTCTCTGA
- a CDS encoding SRPBCC domain-containing protein: MTIRKSIFVGRVPEVSFRVFCEEITQWWPGGFGGKDTKLYLEGEVGGRFYERRIDGSEYEIGRITAYQPPAIVAFTWRAPSWDVTTRVEIRFAPERGGTRVELEHSGWEQDAKTQDARKNYDSGWETILGYFRTAAGVQS, translated from the coding sequence ATGACAATCCGCAAATCGATCTTTGTCGGGCGCGTGCCGGAGGTCTCCTTCAGAGTCTTCTGCGAGGAGATCACGCAATGGTGGCCGGGAGGGTTCGGCGGCAAGGATACGAAGCTCTATCTCGAAGGCGAAGTCGGCGGACGCTTCTACGAACGGCGCATCGACGGCTCGGAATACGAGATCGGCAGGATCACCGCCTATCAGCCGCCCGCGATCGTCGCATTTACCTGGCGAGCACCGAGCTGGGACGTGACAACCCGGGTCGAAATCCGCTTCGCGCCCGAACGCGGCGGCACTCGCGTCGAGCTCGAGCACAGCGGATGGGAGCAGGACGCCAAGACGCAGGATGCGCGCAAGAATTACGACAGCGGCTGGGAAACGATTCTCGGCTATTTCCGCACTGCCGCAGGAGTCCAGTCGTGA
- a CDS encoding universal stress protein produces the protein MANFTKIVAATDFSEDSALALSYAQEMAAKFGAELVLLHVDQPLAPVMMTPELGPAMDIGAMSRIAEEQRMLAQRELDKLIKNVRDAGLKGKCLLKVGSPFLEILHTAQNEKADLIVLGTHGRTGLAHVLMGSVAERVVQKAPCPVLTIRHPDRKFKHPIDK, from the coding sequence GTGGCTAACTTCACCAAAATTGTGGCGGCGACTGATTTCTCAGAAGACTCTGCGTTGGCCTTGTCCTACGCGCAGGAGATGGCGGCGAAGTTCGGCGCCGAACTCGTCCTGCTGCATGTCGACCAGCCGCTCGCGCCCGTGATGATGACGCCCGAGCTCGGCCCGGCGATGGACATCGGCGCCATGAGCCGCATCGCCGAGGAGCAGCGCATGCTCGCGCAGCGCGAGCTCGACAAGCTGATCAAGAACGTGCGCGATGCCGGCCTCAAGGGCAAATGCCTGCTCAAGGTCGGCTCGCCGTTCCTCGAAATCCTGCACACCGCGCAGAATGAAAAGGCTGATCTGATCGTGCTCGGTACTCACGGCCGCACCGGCCTCGCCCACGTGCTGATGGGCAGCGTCGCCGAGCGCGTGGTGCAGAAGGCACCCTGCCCGGTGCTCACCATTCGCCATCCCGATCGCAAGTTCAAGCATCCGATCGACAAGTAG
- a CDS encoding Hsp20/alpha crystallin family protein → MAKPRASLFDDFERVIDEFFDEMLIGRWRAGGEFERAAVLDRGDHYEVRIEAAHIDPAHIEVEVSDHRLTARVPSPQGEKVESSFRFADEIENEHAGAHWSAGVLTITLPKKKGRRVTLKHS, encoded by the coding sequence ATGGCCAAGCCGCGCGCTTCCTTATTCGACGACTTCGAACGTGTCATCGATGAGTTCTTCGATGAGATGCTCATCGGGCGTTGGCGCGCGGGCGGCGAGTTCGAGCGCGCCGCCGTGCTCGACCGCGGCGATCATTACGAGGTGCGGATCGAGGCTGCCCATATCGACCCCGCGCATATCGAAGTCGAAGTCAGCGATCACAGACTGACGGCGCGCGTGCCGTCGCCGCAGGGCGAGAAGGTCGAAAGCTCGTTCCGCTTTGCCGACGAGATCGAAAATGAACATGCCGGCGCGCACTGGTCGGCCGGCGTCCTGACCATCACACTCCCCAAAAAGAAAGGGCGCCGCGTCACGCTCAAGCATTCCTGA